In a single window of the Pseudohongiella acticola genome:
- a CDS encoding S1 family peptidase, whose protein sequence is MKPTYLAVALLFCSSVVSLNGHAQQQSRIINGKPASTATYPWMASIFIQGGKDSDNGGGCGGSLIAPDWVLTAAHCFLNQAGDAVADDPASLTTVTLNSNNIVEIEARAIERGAKRVIVHPDYRPDPATSANSNDYDIALIELSSAVSLTPVQLYTGALPAHLQTVVAGWGATVGDGTVASDSLLQTQLLSTTTAACNAAHEGLITSNMFCAGSFSNLDTSDTCQGDSGGPLFVNLAQGAMQIGITSFGGSETANCGTPGSPGVYASISALFSFINTNATGMTTVNSLADIQSSGNIFDGSNELVTIPKVYVGSQNFSVTLKHTGNLNFFLASADENTSDDPNAIPSYFDGANDVLILPQVKVGLETFNVKLRHLGDFKFAVETADSI, encoded by the coding sequence ATGAAACCAACGTACCTGGCAGTTGCCCTACTATTCTGTTCCTCTGTTGTCTCCCTTAATGGACATGCTCAGCAGCAAAGCCGGATCATCAATGGCAAACCTGCATCGACGGCAACTTACCCATGGATGGCGAGTATATTCATACAGGGCGGCAAGGACAGTGACAACGGCGGTGGCTGCGGTGGTAGTCTGATTGCCCCTGATTGGGTATTGACCGCAGCACACTGTTTCCTGAATCAGGCCGGAGATGCCGTCGCCGACGACCCCGCCTCGCTGACCACAGTGACACTGAATTCCAATAACATTGTTGAGATCGAGGCCCGCGCAATTGAACGTGGTGCCAAGCGCGTGATTGTCCACCCCGACTACCGACCCGACCCCGCTACCAGCGCCAATTCCAATGATTATGATATCGCGCTTATTGAGCTCAGTTCTGCAGTCAGCCTGACACCTGTTCAACTATATACCGGTGCCCTGCCAGCGCACCTGCAAACAGTGGTCGCAGGGTGGGGGGCTACAGTTGGCGACGGCACGGTGGCCTCCGACAGCCTGCTGCAGACACAACTGCTCAGCACCACAACCGCGGCCTGCAACGCGGCTCATGAAGGGCTGATCACTTCCAACATGTTTTGCGCTGGCAGTTTTTCAAATCTTGATACATCTGACACCTGCCAGGGCGACAGTGGTGGTCCACTCTTTGTCAATCTTGCCCAGGGCGCCATGCAAATTGGCATCACCAGTTTCGGTGGCAGTGAAACCGCCAATTGTGGAACACCTGGATCACCGGGTGTCTACGCAAGCATTTCAGCACTGTTCAGCTTTATCAATACCAATGCCACTGGCATGACAACGGTGAATTCCCTGGCAGATATTCAGTCCTCGGGAAACATCTTTGATGGTAGCAACGAACTCGTCACAATCCCCAAGGTCTATGTCGGCAGTCAGAATTTTTCTGTCACGCTAAAACACACTGGGAATCTTAATTTTTTCCTGGCGAGCGCAGACGAAAACACGTCGGATGATCCCAATGCCATTCCCTCCTACTTTGACGGGGCCAATGACGTCCTGATCCTGCCGCAGGTCAAAGTAGGCCTGGAAACCTTTAATGTGAAACTGCGCCATCTGGGTGACTTCAAGTTTGCGGTGGAAACTGCAGATTCTATCTAG
- a CDS encoding aldo/keto reductase: protein MSENISVKQDAMPAVGFGLWKIDKSDTAGMVCQAIKAGYRHLDSAADYGNEAEVGDGIRQAIEQGLCTRQDLWLTSKLWNTFHRPEHVREACEKTLADLGVDYLDLYLVHFPIALKYVPIGERYPPEWIFNPDDDNPEMVVDPVPLSETWRAMEALVQAGLVRNIGVCNYNSALLHDLMAYASIKPAMLQIESHPYLTQARLVRLAQSYELAVTAFSPLGAGSYVELEMASQQESVLGQSVVLDIARRVQRTPAQVVLRWGVQRGTAVIPKTSRVERLAENLAIFDFELSDDDMVAISELNRNRRFNDPGTFCEQAFGRFYPIYD from the coding sequence ATGAGCGAAAATATTAGCGTAAAACAGGACGCGATGCCCGCAGTGGGCTTCGGTCTGTGGAAAATAGACAAGAGCGACACAGCCGGTATGGTCTGCCAGGCTATCAAGGCAGGCTACCGTCACCTGGATAGCGCTGCCGACTATGGCAATGAAGCTGAAGTCGGCGATGGCATTCGCCAGGCGATTGAACAGGGTTTGTGCACGCGACAGGATTTATGGCTGACGTCAAAATTATGGAATACCTTTCATCGTCCGGAGCATGTACGAGAGGCATGCGAAAAAACGCTGGCCGACCTGGGTGTTGATTATCTGGATCTGTATCTGGTGCATTTTCCCATCGCATTAAAGTATGTGCCGATTGGGGAGCGGTATCCGCCGGAGTGGATATTTAACCCGGATGATGACAACCCAGAGATGGTGGTCGATCCGGTGCCACTGTCTGAAACCTGGCGCGCGATGGAAGCGCTGGTGCAGGCAGGACTGGTTCGCAACATCGGTGTTTGCAACTACAATAGCGCCCTGCTGCATGATCTGATGGCTTATGCCAGCATAAAGCCCGCCATGCTGCAGATCGAGTCACATCCCTATTTGACACAGGCGCGGCTGGTGCGGCTTGCGCAGAGCTACGAGCTGGCAGTCACGGCGTTCTCGCCACTGGGCGCAGGCTCCTATGTTGAACTGGAAATGGCCAGTCAACAGGAATCCGTGTTGGGTCAGTCGGTGGTGCTGGATATTGCCAGGCGCGTACAGCGTACGCCGGCCCAGGTTGTGCTGCGCTGGGGTGTTCAGCGCGGCACGGCTGTGATTCCAAAAACATCCCGCGTCGAACGTCTGGCGGAAAATCTGGCGATATTTGACTTCGAGCTCAGCGACGACGATATGGTCGCCATTTCGGAGCTGAACAGGAATCGCCGGTTCAATGATCCGGGTACATTCTGCGAGCAGGCCTTCGGCCGTTTTTACCCCATATATGATTGA
- a CDS encoding solute:sodium symporter family transporter → METGDLLATLLSCTFFMALVAWISYIKTRGEVSTQDGYFLAGRGLGAIFIAGSLLLTNLSAEQLIGLNGSAYGFNLSSMAWEVTAAFATICMAFIFLPRYLAGAFSTLPEFLNNRFDDGVRRLSVILFMVGYGLVTIPSVLYAGSIAVMQLFDVPGLLGISYSQSLLLTIFAIGLTGSLYAVFGGLKAVAISDTLNGAGLMIIGIAVPVLGLAALGDGSVSAGLTTITSTDTEKLNAIGGPGDPTPFGTLFTGMVLANLFYWCTNQYVIQRTLGARNLAEGQKGVLFTGFFKVMVPFLMMIPGVIAYHLYGPGLSTIDLAYPRLVRDVLPVYASGFFLAVLLGAVFSSFNSLLNSAATLFCLDVYAPLKKQPVDDRTMLRVARIASIVIALFSFSVAPLLQYAPEGLWQLIRMFTGFYNIPVIAVVIVGLFTTRVPALGAKIAIVFHVIAYGLLRFVFDDDVTIHFLHVYAILFVIEVTIMLVTGWLRPRSEDWSYQPRQLLDLTPWRFAVPCAVTLISCVVALYLLFSPIGLVGGLSAAFWPSLVLLMLVNLGIWARQMVKTPHHASTLS, encoded by the coding sequence GTGGAAACCGGTGATCTGTTAGCAACTCTACTCAGTTGTACGTTTTTCATGGCACTGGTGGCCTGGATCTCATACATCAAAACCCGCGGTGAGGTCAGTACCCAGGACGGTTATTTCCTGGCCGGCCGCGGGCTGGGCGCCATTTTCATTGCCGGCTCCCTGCTGCTGACTAATCTGTCAGCAGAGCAGCTCATCGGCCTTAACGGCTCCGCATACGGTTTCAATCTCAGCAGCATGGCCTGGGAGGTTACCGCTGCGTTTGCCACCATCTGCATGGCTTTCATCTTCCTGCCACGCTACCTGGCCGGTGCTTTCAGTACGCTGCCGGAATTCCTCAACAACCGTTTTGACGACGGCGTTCGCCGCCTTTCAGTAATCCTGTTTATGGTCGGTTACGGGCTGGTGACAATACCATCCGTGCTCTACGCCGGTTCCATTGCGGTAATGCAGTTGTTTGATGTGCCGGGTCTGCTGGGTATCAGTTACAGTCAATCGTTGTTGTTAACAATTTTTGCCATTGGCCTGACGGGTAGTCTCTATGCGGTATTTGGCGGCCTGAAAGCGGTTGCCATATCCGATACGCTCAATGGTGCTGGCCTGATGATTATCGGTATCGCGGTGCCAGTGCTGGGTCTGGCGGCGCTGGGCGACGGCAGTGTCAGTGCCGGCCTGACCACAATCACCAGCACTGATACTGAAAAGCTCAATGCCATTGGTGGGCCAGGTGATCCGACGCCATTCGGGACCCTGTTCACCGGCATGGTGCTGGCCAATCTGTTCTACTGGTGCACCAATCAGTATGTCATCCAGCGCACGCTGGGCGCGAGGAACCTGGCGGAAGGGCAGAAAGGCGTGCTGTTTACCGGCTTTTTTAAAGTCATGGTGCCGTTCCTGATGATGATCCCGGGCGTTATCGCCTATCATCTGTACGGGCCCGGTCTAAGCACTATCGATCTGGCGTATCCGAGACTGGTACGTGATGTGCTGCCGGTTTACGCCTCCGGGTTTTTCCTGGCAGTGCTGCTGGGTGCCGTGTTCAGTTCCTTTAATTCGCTGTTGAACAGCGCCGCGACCCTGTTCTGCCTGGATGTTTACGCGCCTCTTAAGAAACAGCCGGTGGATGACAGGACCATGCTGCGCGTTGCCAGAATAGCCAGCATTGTCATTGCCCTGTTTTCCTTCTCGGTGGCGCCGCTGTTGCAGTATGCCCCGGAAGGGCTGTGGCAACTGATCCGCATGTTTACCGGCTTCTACAATATCCCGGTAATCGCCGTGGTGATTGTGGGCCTGTTTACGACCCGGGTGCCCGCACTGGGAGCCAAGATCGCGATTGTGTTTCATGTGATTGCCTACGGCCTGTTGCGCTTTGTATTTGATGACGACGTGACTATTCACTTTCTGCATGTTTACGCGATACTGTTTGTCATTGAGGTGACGATCATGCTGGTAACTGGCTGGCTGCGCCCGCGCAGCGAGGACTGGTCGTATCAACCCCGGCAACTGCTGGATCTGACGCCGTGGCGTTTCGCGGTACCCTGTGCGGTAACCCTGATATCCTGTGTGGTGGCGCTGTATCTGCTGTTCTCGCCGATAGGTCTGGTGGGCGGGCTCAGTGCGGCGTTCTGGCCGTCGCTGGTGCTGCTGATGTTGGTCAACCTTGGCATCTGGGCACGACAGATGGTCAAAACGCCGCACCACGCGTCAACGCTGTCCTGA
- a CDS encoding Gfo/Idh/MocA family protein yields the protein MSKARLRFFENSVNQRHITEADRYLYSQEKPRYNLVVIGTGTMGQEHMRVAVLLGRARVLGIFDTQPESMDAAIDAHAALCNDTPRRYADLESACNDPDADVLMICTPNFTHLAILKVAMASGKPIFLEKPMATTMADAVALRDAVESHSAFVQIGLQYRYKAQYREAFHEARSRCSLGRIHTISMSEYRPPFLDKVGQWNKYNSNTGGTLVEKCCHYFDLINLMAESRAIRVYASGGRAVNFLDFEKHGAHSDIDDHAFVCIDYANGIRASFTLNMFCPDFSEEMIVVGEKGRLLTNERFDFHAQAPTQASIQVELGENGASRRTGLSYPALIEQSGHHGATYFEHIALMDQLDGKAVECATVEQGLWSMIVASAAQHSIATGQAVSIDDFLQGQQPPVRL from the coding sequence ATGAGCAAAGCACGGCTACGATTTTTTGAAAACTCGGTGAATCAGCGGCATATTACAGAGGCTGACCGTTATCTATACAGTCAGGAGAAGCCGCGTTACAACCTGGTAGTGATTGGCACCGGCACCATGGGGCAGGAGCATATGCGCGTGGCTGTGCTGCTGGGCCGGGCCAGGGTGCTAGGCATCTTCGACACGCAACCGGAGAGCATGGATGCCGCCATTGATGCTCATGCCGCGCTTTGCAACGATACGCCAAGGCGCTACGCCGATCTGGAATCAGCCTGTAACGATCCGGATGCTGATGTGTTGATGATCTGCACTCCGAATTTCACCCATCTGGCGATTCTGAAAGTGGCAATGGCCAGCGGCAAACCCATATTTCTTGAGAAACCAATGGCCACCACCATGGCCGATGCTGTGGCATTACGGGACGCCGTTGAAAGCCACAGTGCATTTGTGCAGATTGGACTGCAGTACCGCTACAAGGCGCAGTACCGAGAGGCATTCCATGAAGCCAGGAGTCGCTGCAGCCTGGGCCGGATACATACCATCAGCATGAGTGAATACCGCCCGCCATTTCTGGACAAGGTTGGTCAATGGAATAAATACAACAGCAATACCGGCGGTACCCTGGTGGAAAAATGTTGTCACTATTTCGATCTGATTAACCTGATGGCCGAATCCAGGGCAATTCGGGTTTATGCCAGTGGTGGACGGGCTGTCAATTTTCTGGATTTTGAAAAACACGGCGCGCATTCCGATATTGACGACCATGCCTTTGTCTGTATCGATTATGCCAATGGAATCCGGGCAAGCTTTACCTTGAATATGTTCTGCCCTGACTTCTCCGAAGAGATGATCGTTGTCGGCGAAAAAGGAAGATTACTGACGAACGAGCGTTTCGACTTTCATGCGCAGGCGCCAACGCAGGCTTCAATACAGGTTGAGCTGGGAGAGAACGGCGCGTCGCGACGTACCGGGCTTTCCTACCCGGCGTTAATTGAACAAAGTGGTCATCATGGCGCTACCTATTTTGAACATATCGCTCTGATGGATCAGCTGGACGGCAAGGCAGTAGAATGTGCCACCGTAGAGCAGGGGCTGTGGTCGATGATTGTCGCCAGCGCTGCGCAACATTCCATCGCAACAGGTCAGGCGGTAAGTATTGATGATTTCTTACAGGGTCAGCAACCGCCGGTCAGGCTGTAA
- a CDS encoding TauD/TfdA family dioxygenase yields MKSDINHASLTVDTVAMEKQQFCPEAFPLIYAVQAAAGDNKSLDAVAAWVQVNLSELKKKLTEHGAILFRGFPVVTDHDFDAFIRLFGMQNFTYTDSLSNAVRRNRTERVFTANEAPPDIAIYLHHEMAQTPVYPEALFFFCEQAAAKGGATPLCRSDVLLENMEEELPAFVEACEQKGVKYTNTMPDEEDLQSGQGRSWRSTLNASDKSAAEAKLQSLGYQWQWLPGDDLRVTTPVLPAVRKLDDGRRVFFNQLIAAFQGWQDKRNVAQKSICFGDGSVIDTKAMARVIDLAENYSFDLDWQTGDVALVDNSLVMHGRRPFQGERRVLASLLNF; encoded by the coding sequence GTGAAATCTGATATTAACCATGCGTCATTGACAGTTGATACTGTTGCAATGGAGAAACAGCAGTTTTGTCCTGAGGCTTTCCCGCTGATTTATGCGGTGCAGGCCGCTGCAGGGGACAACAAGAGCCTGGATGCCGTGGCTGCCTGGGTGCAGGTCAATCTGAGTGAGTTGAAGAAAAAACTTACCGAGCATGGCGCCATTCTGTTTCGGGGTTTTCCCGTGGTCACGGACCATGATTTTGATGCGTTTATTCGGTTGTTTGGCATGCAAAACTTCACTTACACCGACTCGCTTTCCAATGCCGTCCGGAGAAACCGGACGGAGCGCGTGTTTACAGCAAATGAGGCGCCGCCCGATATCGCGATCTATCTGCATCATGAGATGGCACAAACCCCGGTCTACCCAGAGGCGTTGTTTTTCTTTTGTGAGCAGGCTGCTGCTAAGGGCGGTGCAACGCCGTTATGCCGCTCTGATGTACTGCTGGAGAATATGGAAGAAGAGTTGCCGGCGTTTGTTGAAGCCTGTGAGCAGAAAGGCGTCAAATATACCAATACAATGCCGGACGAAGAGGATCTGCAGTCGGGTCAGGGCCGTAGCTGGCGCAGCACCCTGAATGCATCAGATAAATCTGCTGCTGAAGCGAAGTTGCAGAGCCTGGGTTACCAATGGCAGTGGTTGCCAGGAGATGACCTTCGTGTAACGACGCCGGTATTGCCGGCGGTTCGCAAACTGGATGACGGCCGGCGAGTATTTTTTAATCAGCTGATTGCTGCGTTCCAGGGTTGGCAGGATAAGCGCAACGTGGCACAAAAGTCGATCTGCTTTGGCGACGGCAGCGTGATAGATACGAAAGCGATGGCACGGGTTATTGATCTTGCGGAAAACTATTCCTTTGACCTGGACTGGCAGACGGGCGATGTTGCACTGGTTGATAACTCTCTGGTCATGCACGGGCGAAGGCCGTTTCAGGGCGAGCGCCGGGTGTTGGCGTCATTGTTGAATTTCTGA